Genomic segment of Paenalkalicoccus suaedae:
ATGGCTATTTATGCGTTTATTCCTTTAGGAAGCTTTCGAGCATCTCGAGACAGTGGTGGAGGGGCTTTACCTGCAGGGTCAGCGCTTGAGACGAAGCTGACTGTCACACGTAACCTTCGTTTTCCTTTCCTCTATATTCATGTAATGGATGATATGGATGCGGGACTGTCCAAGCAGCTGTCTGCTAACAGCGCCCGAATGATTTTCTATCCATCGATGCAGCGCACGCTCGCATTTACGTATCGAATCCCTGCGCTGGAGCGAGGCAAATATGAGCATTTTGGTGTGCATTTAAGTACGAGCGATATGTTTGGCATTATCGAGAAACGTACGTTTATACCACTTACAAATGAGCTACTAGTCTATCCAAATTACTATGACTTAGATAGATGGGACGCCTACGAGAAGCATGATTCGGAGACGACGCTATCGTTGCAGGACTTTATTGAGGACATGACATCTATATCTGGTGCTAGAGAATATGTGCCAGGGGATAAATTGACGAGCCTTGATTGGAAGGCGTCTGCACGTGCGAGTAAGCTCATGACAAAGGAGTTTGAAGAATATATTGGACAAAACTTCCTCGTTGCTTGGAATAACTATGTCCCGAATTATGATTATGAGACACTTGTAGCCTATGAAAAGGGCATTGAGCTTGTAACATCCATTATCATGCATGCTCAAAAGCACCATATGCATGCAGGGCTATGGAGCTTTAGTAAGGTGCATAAAGAATTCCCTATTAGTGAAGTGTCGCAGCAACAAAAGCAAATTATTACGTACTTAGCGGAGCTACGGCCAGAGGACGGAAGTGCCTCCTATGAGCTAAAGGATAAAGAGGACGCTATTCCAAGTGGAGTTACGTTTATTTATGTCACGACAGTGCTTGATGATGCGACCTTCGATCGATTAAAGATTCTTTTATCGAGACGTGTGAAGGTTCTTGTTGCGTTGATTGATAAAGGGAAAGACATTGATACATGGGAATACAAACGATTAAAGGAACTGCGCGGATTAGGCGCTGATGCGATATATGTGTCCAATGGTGCAATAAATACGATGGAGTGATGAGATGGATCGGCTAAAAATGACATCCCAAACGACCGTCACACAGCTGTTTATTTATCTATTAACGATGCTTCTTCTCTGGGAGTGGCTTCGGCCCATTCCAGTTATCTCAGCAACTGGAGAGATAGAAATCTTTGTGTGGTTTGCGTTTTTAAGCGCATTATTAATTTTCCTACGAGTGCCACTGTTTGCCTTACTCCCGATTTTACTTGGGGCGATGGTGTACTGCATTCACTTAATGTTTTCGTTTGGATCGTTCTTTACGAGAGAAGGAGCGGGCGATACGATCCGCATGATTATCAGTGATGTACGAATAAATATCGAGTTCATCATGAGCGGTCAATTTGCACTTTTGACCGATTTATTTCGAACGATCTTGCTCTTGCTGTTGCTAGGTCTCATTGCGTATCTACTTTATTTCTGGGTGCTTCGCATCAGACGAGCATTTTTATACATCATGAGCACGATTATTTATGTGACGATTTTAGATACGTTTACGATTGTTAATGCATCATCAGCGATCATCCGAATCGTTATTATCGGATTCTTCCTTATGACACTTCTTCACATGCTTCGCATCCAAGAAGAAGAAATTCGGATAGGAAAGCGCGGCAATGCCTTTTTATCTGCGCCGTGGCTCTACACACTCGTTGGTGTCATTGGGATCGGTGTGTTAGTTGGCGTCGTTGCACCTAAACCTGGTCCACAATGGAGTGATCCAGTACCATCTCTTCGAGGCGCTGTTTTAGGCGAGGGCGGTGGATCTGGTGGAGGTCAAACGGTGCGACGAGTAGGATATGGCGATAACGATGAACAGTTAGGCGGAGGCTTTATCCAAGACGAGCGTGTGGTCTTCACCGCTGAGACCGATCGCGCTAATTACTGGAGAGGCGAATCAAAGCACGAGTACACGGGCAGAGGCTGGCTCTCCGACTCCGATTATGTAGAATCAACCCTTGTTTACACAGAAAACGTGGACTACCCGATGTTTGAAGATGGAGCGGAGCTCGAACGTGAGCAAGTCTCGATCAATATGGCAGAGGACAGCTCGTTCGCTTTATTGTTTTATCCTGGACAGCTCGTTGATGTTGATCAGGAGACCGTGCAACCGAGCGATCTGACGTTCTTTACAGATATTAATAATGGACGTCTACAAGCGCAACAAAACGGCGAAAACGTCTTTTTTGAATCGTACGATTTAACATATGAGGATCCATCCTTCCCAATCGAGACGTTACGAGGTAGCTCTGGTGAGGACCCAGAAGCTATTAGAGATCGCTATTTACAATTACCTGATGATCTTCCAGAGCGTGTGGTAGAGCTTGC
This window contains:
- a CDS encoding DUF58 domain-containing protein, with the translated sequence MNRRHLLIAWNRTKRVLKVLLIFVLVGALFAYAMFQGNFVAWFLFYSITTIILLMAIYAFIPLGSFRASRDSGGGALPAGSALETKLTVTRNLRFPFLYIHVMDDMDAGLSKQLSANSARMIFYPSMQRTLAFTYRIPALERGKYEHFGVHLSTSDMFGIIEKRTFIPLTNELLVYPNYYDLDRWDAYEKHDSETTLSLQDFIEDMTSISGAREYVPGDKLTSLDWKASARASKLMTKEFEEYIGQNFLVAWNNYVPNYDYETLVAYEKGIELVTSIIMHAQKHHMHAGLWSFSKVHKEFPISEVSQQQKQIITYLAELRPEDGSASYELKDKEDAIPSGVTFIYVTTVLDDATFDRLKILLSRRVKVLVALIDKGKDIDTWEYKRLKELRGLGADAIYVSNGAINTME
- a CDS encoding DUF4129 domain-containing transglutaminase family protein, translated to MDRLKMTSQTTVTQLFIYLLTMLLLWEWLRPIPVISATGEIEIFVWFAFLSALLIFLRVPLFALLPILLGAMVYCIHLMFSFGSFFTREGAGDTIRMIISDVRINIEFIMSGQFALLTDLFRTILLLLLLGLIAYLLYFWVLRIRRAFLYIMSTIIYVTILDTFTIVNASSAIIRIVIIGFFLMTLLHMLRIQEEEIRIGKRGNAFLSAPWLYTLVGVIGIGVLVGVVAPKPGPQWSDPVPSLRGAVLGEGGGSGGGQTVRRVGYGDNDEQLGGGFIQDERVVFTAETDRANYWRGESKHEYTGRGWLSDSDYVESTLVYTENVDYPMFEDGAELEREQVSINMAEDSSFALLFYPGQLVDVDQETVQPSDLTFFTDINNGRLQAQQNGENVFFESYDLTYEDPSFPIETLRGSSGEDPEAIRDRYLQLPDDLPERVVELAEEITAEEDNRYDMALAVEQYFSQSGFTYQTTDVPIPEEGQDYVDQFLFETQVGYCDNYSTSMAVMLRALDIPTRWVKGFTAGEEIEELDDERYLYEVSSGNAHSWVEVYFPEVGWVPFEPTQGFENYADFEAEPVDIEVDTNDENQNEPEMPERPDMPDADGMDDLLDEGTDTNDAEAGAGGGGNGPSIGPLFTVKNVLISIPVLLFVMLMYNKQSLLISQFFIYRYRATKTDKSFAGAYKRLLWLLENEGLPKAEGETLREYAKRVDSVLSSQAMMKLTVQYEKLYYGGQPTEGQWEKLQKDWEQIVKSLQT